Proteins encoded in a region of the Ruegeria sp. AD91A genome:
- a CDS encoding ABC transporter permease: MEIFVTLIQVLDSTIRLSTPLLLACLAGLFSERAGIFDIGLEGKMLMAAFFSAAIAAVTGSVWLGLLAGIASSLLLSGLHGLASITFRGNQLISGVAINFLASGLTVLVAQSWFKQGGRTPSLFGGGRFEPINFPFAESLSGVPIVGPIYSELLSGHSILVYVAFLMVPGTWWILYRTRFGLRLRAVGENPAAVDTAGVSVVGLRFAAVAICGVLCGIAGAYLATALQAGFVKEMTAGRGFIALAALIFAKWRPWHAMWACLLFGLLQAVALRFQNIDLGGIVIPVQVMDALPYILTVVILAGFVGKAIPPRAGGEPYVKER; encoded by the coding sequence ATGGAAATCTTCGTTACCCTCATTCAGGTTCTGGATTCGACCATTCGCCTGTCTACGCCGCTGCTGCTTGCCTGTCTGGCCGGTCTTTTTTCGGAGCGAGCCGGTATCTTCGACATCGGCCTCGAAGGCAAGATGTTGATGGCAGCGTTCTTTTCTGCTGCCATCGCTGCTGTCACAGGATCGGTTTGGCTGGGCCTGCTGGCTGGTATCGCGTCCTCGTTGTTGCTGTCGGGTCTGCATGGGCTGGCATCGATCACCTTCCGGGGCAACCAACTGATATCGGGTGTGGCCATTAACTTTCTTGCCTCGGGTCTGACTGTTCTGGTCGCCCAAAGCTGGTTTAAGCAGGGTGGGCGGACACCATCGCTGTTTGGCGGCGGGCGGTTCGAACCGATCAACTTCCCCTTCGCCGAGTCCCTCAGCGGTGTGCCGATTGTCGGCCCCATCTATTCCGAATTGCTCTCGGGCCACTCGATCCTGGTTTATGTCGCGTTCCTGATGGTTCCAGGCACTTGGTGGATTCTATATCGCACCCGGTTCGGTCTGCGCCTGCGGGCCGTAGGTGAAAACCCTGCGGCGGTGGACACTGCTGGTGTCTCAGTGGTCGGCCTGCGGTTCGCTGCTGTCGCCATCTGTGGCGTGCTGTGCGGTATTGCAGGCGCCTATCTGGCCACAGCCTTGCAGGCCGGGTTTGTCAAAGAAATGACCGCCGGTCGTGGCTTTATCGCATTGGCTGCCCTGATCTTTGCCAAGTGGCGCCCGTGGCATGCCATGTGGGCCTGCTTGCTGTTTGGTCTGTTGCAAGCGGTCGCGCTGCGGTTCCAGAACATCGACCTGGGTGGTATTGTGATTCCCGTGCAGGTGATGGACGCCCTGCCCTACATCCTGACGGTGGTGATTCTGGCCGGTTTTGTCGGCAAAGCCATTCCACCTCGGGCGGGTGGAGAACCCTACGTCAAAGAACGCTGA
- a CDS encoding sulfite exporter TauE/SafE family protein, with the protein MHVYLPIAEVSVSPFLLLGIGGAVGILSGMFGVGGGFLITPLLFIIGIPPAVAVATSANQVVASSISGLLAHLRRKTVDLKMGSVLLAGGLFGAALGMVVFNFLKHLGQVDLAVQLCYVVFLGAIGTLMFIESLAAIRKVSQSGNEPAPKRRQRTWIHALPFKTRFPASGLYISVIPPALVGFGVGVLSAIMGVGGGFIMVPAMIYVLGIPTKVVIGTSLFQIIFVAGFTTMIHASTNYSVDVVLALFLLLGGVLGAQFGTQIGARLKAEQLRILLALLVMGVAGKIGFDLLLPPGEIFSLAEPGGV; encoded by the coding sequence ATGCACGTATACCTTCCCATAGCAGAAGTTTCTGTCAGCCCATTCCTGCTTTTGGGGATCGGCGGGGCTGTGGGCATTCTGTCCGGCATGTTCGGGGTCGGAGGTGGATTTTTGATCACTCCGTTGCTGTTCATTATTGGCATACCCCCTGCGGTTGCTGTGGCAACATCAGCCAATCAGGTTGTTGCCTCGTCTATTTCGGGTTTGTTGGCGCATCTCAGACGCAAGACCGTGGACCTTAAAATGGGAAGCGTTCTGCTGGCCGGAGGGTTGTTTGGTGCGGCTCTTGGGATGGTTGTTTTCAATTTCCTCAAGCATCTCGGACAGGTCGATCTGGCGGTACAGCTTTGCTATGTCGTGTTTTTGGGGGCCATCGGGACCCTGATGTTCATCGAAAGCCTGGCGGCGATCCGAAAGGTCAGCCAGTCAGGCAATGAACCTGCCCCCAAGCGACGCCAGCGAACTTGGATTCATGCCCTCCCGTTCAAGACGCGGTTCCCGGCATCGGGCCTTTACATCTCGGTCATACCCCCGGCGCTGGTCGGATTTGGCGTTGGCGTTCTGTCGGCGATCATGGGAGTCGGCGGTGGGTTCATCATGGTGCCCGCAATGATCTATGTCCTTGGTATCCCGACAAAAGTGGTAATTGGGACATCCCTGTTCCAGATTATTTTCGTCGCCGGGTTCACAACGATGATACATGCGTCGACCAACTACAGTGTCGACGTGGTCCTCGCCCTGTTCCTGTTGCTCGGCGGTGTTCTGGGTGCGCAATTCGGGACTCAGATCGGCGCACGTCTGAAAGCCGAACAGTTGCGTATTCTTTTAGCGCTTCTTGTTATGGGCGTTGCGGGAAAGATCGGGTTTGACCTTCTGTTACCGCCGGGAGAGATCTTTTCTCTGGCAGAACCCGGGGGGGTATGA
- a CDS encoding sulfite exporter TauE/SafE family protein codes for MYIYLPIAEVSVNAFLLLGLGGMVGILSGMFGVGGGFLMTPLLFFIGIPPAVAVATEANQIVASSFSGVLAHFRRKTVDFKMGTVLLTGGLIGAALGVVVFNYLKSLGQVDLLVTLCYVVFLGVIGSLMFIESLRALRKAKKGGTAPAKRRQRGWVHAMPFKMRFRTSGLYISVIPPALVGLCVGVLSAIMGVGGGFIMVPAMIYLLGMPTKVVVGTSLFQIIFVTAFTTMLHATTNYTVDVVLAVLLLVGGVIGAQIGTVIGARMPAEQLRVLLAALVLVVCGKLALDLLLEPAELYSLGNGGGH; via the coding sequence ATGTATATTTACCTGCCCATAGCCGAAGTCTCGGTGAACGCATTTCTACTCCTTGGTCTGGGCGGCATGGTCGGCATCCTATCCGGAATGTTCGGTGTCGGTGGCGGCTTTTTGATGACCCCGCTGCTTTTCTTCATCGGCATTCCCCCGGCAGTGGCTGTTGCAACTGAGGCCAATCAGATTGTCGCATCGTCCTTTTCCGGTGTTCTGGCGCATTTTCGACGAAAAACCGTGGACTTCAAAATGGGAACGGTGCTGCTGACCGGCGGTTTGATCGGGGCCGCTTTGGGTGTGGTTGTTTTCAACTACCTCAAAAGCCTGGGTCAGGTCGATCTGCTGGTGACGCTTTGTTACGTTGTTTTTCTCGGCGTCATTGGCAGCCTGATGTTCATCGAAAGCCTCAGGGCGCTGCGCAAAGCCAAGAAGGGCGGCACGGCCCCAGCCAAACGCCGACAGCGTGGCTGGGTTCACGCCATGCCCTTCAAAATGCGTTTCCGCACTTCAGGCCTGTATATCTCGGTCATTCCACCGGCTTTGGTTGGTCTGTGCGTTGGGGTTTTGTCCGCGATCATGGGTGTCGGCGGTGGCTTCATCATGGTCCCTGCCATGATCTATTTACTCGGTATGCCGACCAAGGTTGTTGTCGGCACGTCGCTGTTTCAGATCATCTTTGTGACAGCCTTCACCACAATGTTGCACGCCACCACCAACTATACGGTTGATGTTGTTCTGGCGGTCTTGTTGCTGGTAGGCGGCGTCATTGGCGCCCAGATCGGAACCGTGATCGGAGCGCGGATGCCGGCGGAACAATTGCGCGTGTTGCTGGCTGCGCTGGTTCTGGTCGTATGCGGCAAGCTGGCACTTGATCTGCTTCTTGAACCCGCCGAGCTCTACTCGCTTGGCAATGGCGGAGGGCACTGA
- a CDS encoding TIGR02186 family protein: protein MLRSLTAALCLFCTPALAAEEQVVLGLSQDRVAITATFDGSELLIFGAIKRETPIPSGPPVEVIVAVAGPSEPVTVRRKERKLGIWVNTDSVLVDLAPSFYAVATSGPFDEILSDTEDLRYRISIERAIRSVGAAMHIRGAQDFADAVIRIRENEHLYSIREETVAVDEQTLFRTSIDMPADLTEGDYAARIFLTRGGEVVSQYEAIIDVRKVGLERFLYNMSRQQPVWYGLMSLVIAIAAGWGASTAFRLLREK from the coding sequence ATGCTGCGTTCATTAACTGCCGCCCTATGCTTGTTCTGCACGCCCGCTTTGGCAGCGGAAGAGCAGGTTGTCCTTGGTCTCAGCCAGGACCGGGTTGCCATCACCGCTACATTCGACGGATCGGAACTTCTGATTTTTGGGGCCATCAAACGGGAAACCCCAATCCCTTCCGGCCCACCAGTTGAAGTCATCGTCGCAGTTGCGGGTCCGTCCGAACCTGTCACCGTGCGACGCAAGGAACGCAAACTTGGGATTTGGGTGAACACCGACAGCGTTCTGGTCGACCTTGCACCCAGCTTTTATGCTGTTGCGACCAGCGGGCCCTTCGACGAAATCCTGTCCGACACCGAGGACCTGCGCTACCGGATTTCCATCGAACGCGCGATCCGCTCAGTCGGTGCCGCGATGCACATCCGGGGCGCACAGGACTTTGCAGATGCCGTGATTAGGATTCGTGAGAACGAACACCTTTATTCCATCCGCGAAGAGACCGTGGCAGTGGATGAACAGACCTTGTTCCGTACTTCAATCGACATGCCTGCAGACCTGACGGAAGGCGACTATGCCGCCCGGATATTCCTGACCCGGGGCGGAGAGGTCGTCTCGCAATATGAAGCGATCATTGATGTCCGGAAAGTTGGCCTGGAGCGTTTTTTGTACAATATGTCCCGCCAACAGCCCGTCTGGTACGGCCTGATGTCGCTGGTCATAGCGATTGCGGCAGGCTGGGGAGCCTCAACAGCCTTCCGGCTGTTGCGTGAAAAATAA
- a CDS encoding SDR family oxidoreductase: protein MKSIIVTGASSGIGRATAQLFLSEGWTVGLLARGKEKLETLAKEHQAVVVLPADVTDPDAVERAFRSFVDRTGRLDVLFNNAGIFAPGGTIDEIALDDWYQSVNVNLNGMFLCAREAFRFMRYQNPQGGRIINNGSIAAHVPRPNSVHYSATKNAITGLTRSLSLDGRPFGIACGQIDIGNARTQMVQGLVDAAQAAGETPDPTMAVEDAARSVLHMASLPPEANVQFMTVMATTMPYIGRG from the coding sequence ATGAAATCCATCATCGTAACGGGTGCCAGTTCAGGTATTGGCCGTGCAACAGCCCAGCTGTTCTTGTCCGAAGGGTGGACGGTTGGGCTTTTGGCCCGCGGCAAGGAAAAGCTGGAAACTCTGGCAAAGGAGCATCAGGCGGTTGTTGTTCTGCCTGCGGATGTGACCGACCCGGATGCGGTCGAACGGGCTTTCCGGTCCTTCGTGGACCGCACGGGGCGGCTGGATGTTCTGTTCAACAACGCCGGGATTTTTGCACCGGGCGGCACGATTGACGAGATCGCTTTGGACGATTGGTACCAAAGCGTCAACGTGAACCTGAACGGCATGTTCTTGTGCGCTCGCGAAGCCTTCAGATTCATGCGCTACCAAAACCCGCAAGGCGGGCGGATCATAAACAACGGCTCTATAGCCGCGCATGTTCCACGCCCGAATTCGGTGCACTATTCGGCCACAAAGAACGCCATTACAGGGCTGACGCGCAGCCTTTCGCTGGATGGGCGACCCTTTGGAATTGCCTGCGGGCAGATCGACATCGGAAACGCGCGCACGCAGATGGTGCAAGGCCTTGTGGATGCGGCGCAAGCCGCTGGCGAGACACCAGACCCGACGATGGCTGTGGAAGACGCCGCGCGCTCGGTCCTGCATATGGCAAGCCTGCCGCCCGAGGCCAACGTGCAATTCATGACCGTCATGGCCACGACCATGCCCTATATCGGCCGAGGTTGA
- a CDS encoding ATP-dependent RecD-like DNA helicase, giving the protein MSLPNVTFSEDQAAAFDSIAEMLRSAGVDLEDDALLKLPGTGKSGVMAVIGKAGSGKTLLLAELYKALAETGVQIVSGDYESRKSKDKRSLAILAPTNKAASVLRLRGVPATTIHRILYTPVYDPEYERIAEWLAGNDERPNIEGLTDEALDRAAAFYQNNKSIPGALAAAGLRGSDFITGWKRRDEPLDIGLVDEASMLDDRQFDDLKEIFPTLLLFGDPAQLAPVNQSGSMVFEALPEPRKLTLQRVHRQDADNPILDLAHALADPAMGFEGFERLVEESARRDDRVVWGQRVEVDLMARSPVLVWRNATRIRLIQAFRQVYGAPDTELLAGEPLICDGIELPMKHRKKRLDLEARGLIKGAQVVYLGPGRKPGFSRLHVIGAEDPQVSAASIVQIEKPDEEEPFIPYAARMGATFLHGAAVTIHKAQGSQWDTVQVFAPDLYAAARMGRTEAGQPLWKRLAYVAITRAQERLIWVVRNRLSKPTHPLRVDDLRAIPAASLTLEVEET; this is encoded by the coding sequence ATGTCTTTGCCGAATGTGACTTTCTCCGAAGATCAGGCCGCCGCGTTTGACAGCATCGCCGAGATGCTGCGATCGGCAGGTGTTGATCTGGAAGATGATGCCCTTCTGAAACTGCCGGGCACAGGAAAATCCGGTGTGATGGCCGTAATCGGCAAAGCAGGTTCGGGCAAAACGCTGCTGTTGGCCGAGCTGTACAAGGCACTGGCAGAGACGGGTGTTCAGATCGTGTCCGGCGATTATGAAAGCCGCAAATCGAAAGACAAGCGCAGCCTTGCCATCCTGGCGCCGACGAACAAGGCTGCAAGCGTTCTGCGATTGCGCGGCGTGCCTGCGACCACGATTCACCGCATATTGTACACGCCGGTCTATGATCCGGAATACGAGCGTATTGCCGAATGGTTGGCCGGCAATGACGAACGCCCCAATATCGAAGGTTTGACAGATGAAGCCTTGGATCGTGCGGCTGCTTTTTATCAAAACAACAAATCGATCCCCGGGGCGTTGGCCGCCGCTGGATTGCGGGGATCGGATTTCATCACAGGGTGGAAGCGCCGTGATGAGCCGCTGGATATCGGGTTGGTCGATGAGGCGTCGATGCTGGATGACCGTCAGTTCGACGATCTCAAGGAGATTTTCCCGACCCTTCTGTTGTTTGGGGATCCGGCTCAGCTGGCTCCGGTTAATCAGTCCGGTAGCATGGTGTTCGAGGCTTTGCCCGAGCCCAGGAAGCTGACACTCCAGCGGGTGCACCGCCAGGATGCGGACAATCCAATTCTGGATCTTGCGCATGCGCTGGCCGATCCGGCAATGGGCTTCGAGGGTTTCGAACGACTGGTAGAAGAATCCGCTCGTCGGGATGACCGGGTTGTCTGGGGCCAGCGGGTTGAAGTGGATTTGATGGCTCGAAGCCCGGTTCTTGTCTGGCGCAACGCCACTCGCATTCGGTTGATACAGGCTTTCAGGCAAGTTTACGGTGCGCCGGATACGGAACTGCTGGCCGGTGAACCGCTCATTTGTGATGGGATTGAGTTGCCCATGAAACATCGCAAGAAACGGCTGGATCTTGAGGCGCGCGGGCTGATCAAAGGGGCCCAGGTCGTATATCTCGGGCCCGGTCGGAAACCGGGTTTTTCACGCCTGCATGTGATTGGGGCCGAAGACCCTCAGGTCAGTGCCGCCTCGATCGTTCAGATCGAAAAACCCGACGAGGAAGAGCCTTTTATTCCCTACGCTGCCCGCATGGGGGCGACTTTTTTGCACGGGGCGGCCGTTACGATCCACAAGGCGCAAGGGTCCCAATGGGATACGGTTCAGGTGTTCGCTCCGGATCTCTATGCCGCCGCTCGCATGGGCCGGACCGAGGCCGGTCAGCCATTGTGGAAACGTTTGGCATATGTCGCGATCACGCGCGCGCAGGAACGTTTGATCTGGGTGGTGCGCAATCGCCTGTCAAAACCTACGCACCCCCTGCGTGTGGACGATTTGCGGGCGATCCCGGCCGCTTCGCTGACATTGGAAGTGGAAGAGACATGA
- a CDS encoding acyl-homoserine-lactone synthase, with the protein MLRYLYADELHRFPILAEGMFKDRADQFKTRLGWDVHVNEKGEERDEYDDLNPLYVIWEEPDGSHGGSMRVLPTTGRVMINEVFGHLNGGKPFCNPLIWEVTRFCLSRTASPHTAGAIMLSGGEMMEGFGLTHIAGVFDARMIRIYRLIGSSPEVLGTQGSGRDQISVGLWPYSAGDCNRVAERAGIPRDLSRMWFRTAFGPRKQHRFALSA; encoded by the coding sequence ATGTTGCGTTATCTATACGCCGATGAGTTACACAGATTTCCGATTCTGGCAGAGGGGATGTTCAAAGATCGCGCGGATCAGTTCAAGACCCGGTTGGGGTGGGATGTCCACGTCAACGAGAAAGGGGAAGAGCGGGACGAATACGATGATCTCAATCCGCTTTATGTCATCTGGGAAGAGCCGGATGGCAGCCACGGAGGGTCGATGCGGGTATTGCCCACAACAGGTCGGGTCATGATCAATGAGGTTTTTGGCCATCTGAATGGCGGCAAGCCGTTTTGCAACCCTCTGATCTGGGAGGTGACCCGGTTCTGCCTGTCGCGAACAGCCAGCCCGCATACTGCCGGCGCCATCATGCTGAGCGGAGGCGAAATGATGGAAGGCTTCGGCCTGACTCATATTGCTGGCGTATTCGATGCCCGCATGATCAGAATCTATCGCCTGATCGGGTCGTCGCCAGAGGTTCTGGGAACCCAGGGCAGCGGGCGCGATCAGATTTCAGTCGGCTTGTGGCCCTATTCAGCGGGCGACTGCAACCGAGTGGCCGAGCGTGCGGGCATCCCGCGCGACCTGTCGCGGATGTGGTTCAGGACCGCATTTGGCCCCAGGAAACAGCACCGGTTCGCCCTGTCCGCTTAA
- a CDS encoding LuxR family transcriptional regulator: MATKVDLSQILQDLENTNTLEELSAVAERLRDALKVEHLTYHWVDGAGDQYGYTTYSDAWDERYREKNYHRIDPVILGCFQRFHPVDWKSLDWSSKVAKSFLLDAQNHGVGNQGYSIPIRGPNGQFALFTVNHSCDDPTWKSFISTYGRDLILVAHYINRKALEFEKDRQPDCPRSLSPREIDAITLLALGYSRAQVAHSLTISEHTLRVYIESARSKLGAHNTTHAIATALSRGLIVV; the protein is encoded by the coding sequence ATGGCAACAAAGGTCGATTTGAGTCAGATCCTGCAGGATTTGGAAAACACCAACACGCTTGAAGAACTCAGCGCAGTAGCTGAGCGTCTGCGGGACGCATTGAAGGTCGAGCACCTGACGTATCACTGGGTTGACGGTGCCGGAGATCAATACGGCTACACCACCTATTCAGACGCCTGGGATGAGCGCTACAGAGAAAAAAACTATCACCGCATCGACCCCGTCATCTTGGGGTGTTTCCAGCGATTTCACCCGGTTGACTGGAAGTCGCTGGATTGGTCCAGCAAAGTGGCAAAATCCTTCCTTCTGGATGCGCAAAACCATGGCGTTGGGAATCAGGGGTATTCCATCCCAATTCGGGGCCCAAATGGTCAGTTCGCCCTGTTTACGGTCAACCACAGTTGTGATGATCCAACCTGGAAAAGCTTTATCTCGACTTACGGGCGTGATTTGATTCTTGTTGCGCATTACATAAATCGCAAGGCGCTGGAGTTTGAAAAAGACAGGCAACCGGACTGCCCACGCAGCTTGTCACCAAGGGAAATAGACGCGATCACACTTTTGGCGTTGGGGTACAGCCGGGCCCAAGTGGCCCATTCCCTGACGATTTCCGAACACACGTTACGCGTTTACATTGAAAGTGCGCGGTCGAAACTAGGCGCTCATAACACAACCCACGCAATCGCCACGGCACTAAGCCGAGGATTAATAGTGGTTTAA
- the ccrA gene encoding crotonyl-CoA carboxylase/reductase produces the protein MALDTESGIASYEAPEKDLYEMGEIPPMGYVPKQMYAWAIRKERHGEPNTAMQQEVVDVPALDSTEVLVLVMAAGVNYNGVWAALGQPISPFDGHKAPYHIAGSDASGIVWAVGDKVKRWKVGDEVVIHCNQDDGDDEECNGGDPMYSPSQRIWGYETPDGSFSQFTRVQAQQLMPRPKHLTWEEAACYTLTLATAYRMLFGHEPHDLKPGQNVLVWGASGGLGSYAIQLINTAGANAIGVISDESKRDFVMGLGAKGVLNRRDFNCWGQLPTVNTPEYAEWFKEARKFGKAIWDITGKGNNVDMVFEHPGESTFPVSTFVVKKGGMVVICAGTSGFNCTFDVRYMWMHQKRLQGSHFAHLKQAAAANKLMVERRLDPCMSEVFAWNDLPEAHMKMLRNEHKPGNMSVLVQAPRTGLRTLEEVLDAG, from the coding sequence ATGGCTTTGGACACCGAAAGTGGTATCGCGTCGTACGAGGCACCCGAAAAAGATTTGTATGAAATGGGTGAAATCCCACCCATGGGATATGTCCCAAAGCAAATGTATGCTTGGGCCATCCGTAAGGAACGTCATGGCGAGCCGAACACGGCCATGCAGCAGGAAGTTGTCGATGTTCCGGCCTTGGACAGCACCGAAGTTCTGGTTCTGGTTATGGCCGCTGGGGTCAACTATAACGGCGTCTGGGCTGCTCTGGGGCAGCCGATCAGCCCGTTTGATGGTCACAAGGCACCTTACCACATTGCCGGTTCGGATGCGTCGGGCATCGTTTGGGCCGTTGGTGACAAGGTAAAGCGCTGGAAAGTCGGCGATGAGGTCGTGATCCACTGCAACCAGGACGATGGCGACGATGAGGAATGCAACGGCGGCGATCCGATGTATTCGCCCAGCCAGCGGATTTGGGGTTATGAAACACCTGATGGCTCTTTCAGCCAGTTCACCCGCGTGCAGGCACAGCAGCTTATGCCGCGCCCCAAGCATCTGACATGGGAAGAAGCGGCGTGCTACACCCTGACGCTGGCAACCGCGTACCGGATGCTGTTTGGCCACGAGCCGCACGATCTGAAACCGGGTCAGAACGTCCTGGTCTGGGGCGCGTCGGGTGGCTTGGGCTCTTATGCGATTCAGTTGATCAATACCGCAGGCGCGAATGCGATCGGAGTGATCTCGGACGAAAGCAAACGTGATTTTGTTATGGGTCTGGGGGCCAAGGGTGTTCTGAACCGACGGGACTTCAACTGCTGGGGTCAGCTGCCCACAGTCAATACGCCGGAATACGCCGAGTGGTTCAAAGAGGCCCGCAAGTTCGGCAAGGCGATCTGGGACATAACCGGCAAGGGCAACAATGTTGATATGGTGTTCGAGCACCCAGGCGAAAGCACTTTCCCTGTGTCGACCTTCGTGGTCAAAAAAGGCGGTATGGTCGTGATTTGCGCCGGCACCTCAGGTTTCAACTGCACGTTTGACGTACGCTACATGTGGATGCACCAGAAGCGTTTGCAGGGCTCACACTTTGCCCACCTGAAACAGGCGGCAGCTGCGAACAAGCTGATGGTAGAACGTCGTCTGGACCCCTGCATGTCCGAGGTGTTCGCATGGAACGACCTGCCGGAGGCGCACATGAAAATGCTTCGGAACGAGCACAAGCCGGGCAACATGTCCGTTCTCGTGCAGGCGCCCCGCACCGGTCTGCGCACTCTCGAGGAAGTCCTGGACGCAGGGTGA
- a CDS encoding 1-acyl-sn-glycerol-3-phosphate acyltransferase: MTQTVELPLWLFVLIVVFAMVTFASHFLFPSVRWFFRRRLERAVARLNQRLQRPIQPFKLARRHDMIQRLIYDPQVGQAVQQHARETGMPEAVASEQARRYAREIVPSFSAFAYFSFAIRLARLLSNTFYEVRLSNQDEENVKTIDPEATIVFVMNHRSNMDYVLVTYLAAHHSALSYAVGEWARVWPLSRLIRAMGAYFIRRKSGNELYRQVLSTYVRHATEAGVTQAMFPEGGLSLTGAIARPKLGLLKYIMDGAAPQGRDVVFVPVALNYDRVLEDTILTRAALGTERRFRARIGVITRWILKQFWRRLIGRYKRFGLASVRYGRPISLKDFRAEGSDDMMTDLARALMQRIQHAIPLVPAPAACLLVRDNGPMPEEDVLSRIQQMMERDDPQTVDNSQAISSALDQLVERRILSRQGNMLTVSGQRSDLLDYYAASVPAGSGSDISASAK, from the coding sequence ATGACGCAAACCGTGGAACTTCCGCTTTGGCTTTTCGTGCTGATCGTGGTCTTTGCCATGGTCACTTTCGCATCGCATTTCCTGTTCCCGTCTGTCCGCTGGTTTTTCCGCCGGAGGCTGGAGCGCGCGGTGGCACGTCTGAACCAGCGCCTTCAACGCCCGATCCAGCCCTTCAAGCTGGCGCGTCGACATGACATGATTCAGCGATTGATTTATGATCCGCAGGTCGGTCAGGCGGTTCAGCAACATGCCCGCGAAACTGGTATGCCCGAGGCTGTCGCCTCGGAGCAGGCGCGCCGCTATGCCCGTGAGATCGTGCCATCCTTTTCGGCCTTCGCCTATTTCAGCTTTGCGATTCGACTGGCCCGGCTGCTGAGCAACACATTCTACGAGGTGCGGCTTAGCAATCAAGACGAAGAAAACGTCAAGACCATCGACCCTGAAGCAACCATTGTCTTTGTCATGAACCACCGGAGCAACATGGATTACGTATTGGTCACGTATCTTGCCGCCCATCACTCTGCTTTGTCCTATGCAGTAGGAGAGTGGGCGCGGGTCTGGCCGCTGAGCCGATTGATTCGGGCGATGGGGGCTTACTTCATCCGGCGCAAGTCCGGCAACGAGCTCTATCGTCAGGTTCTGTCCACTTATGTGCGCCACGCAACCGAGGCCGGCGTGACCCAAGCCATGTTTCCAGAAGGCGGTCTGAGCCTGACCGGGGCCATTGCCCGCCCAAAGCTTGGGCTGCTCAAATATATTATGGATGGAGCAGCGCCACAGGGACGTGATGTAGTGTTTGTTCCGGTGGCACTGAATTACGACCGTGTGTTGGAAGACACTATCCTGACCCGGGCGGCGCTTGGCACAGAGCGGCGATTTCGCGCGCGGATCGGCGTCATCACGCGCTGGATATTGAAACAGTTTTGGCGTCGGTTGATCGGCCGATACAAGCGGTTCGGTCTGGCGTCCGTCCGGTACGGGAGGCCGATCTCTCTGAAGGACTTCCGGGCTGAGGGCAGCGACGACATGATGACTGATTTGGCTCGGGCGCTGATGCAGCGTATCCAGCATGCTATTCCGCTGGTGCCGGCACCAGCGGCCTGTTTGCTGGTGCGCGACAACGGGCCAATGCCCGAAGAAGACGTGCTGTCACGTATCCAACAGATGATGGAACGCGATGACCCGCAGACAGTGGACAATTCGCAGGCCATATCAAGTGCTTTGGATCAATTGGTTGAACGCCGGATTCTGAGCCGACAGGGGAACATGCTGACGGTATCAGGTCAGCGAAGCGATCTTCTGGACTATTATGCAGCATCCGTTCCAGCTGGTTCGGGGAGCGATATTTCTGCATCCGCGAAATAA